A single window of Sparus aurata chromosome 12, fSpaAur1.1, whole genome shotgun sequence DNA harbors:
- the LOC115592439 gene encoding leukemia inhibitory factor receptor yields the protein MVGGGFQFDLSDSKCSPHLLLLGLILAHLTMFSSHVRASSVTCNSTSVSLKYQHCGVHPDGVHDLDCFGSSKKQGWKTCKWKPGDGASEKTYTLIIQQQSKEFCKAHINITDVSKKIQLNEKYNMTAEVYENSESANCTKAVFRGSPKKLWRCGPPYAASFSRHSGRLAVNVSWPQGDRKYIKDYYIRYKALDSLLWSEAQSQREKCTVEHVNASLVYTVQIKCVTTSKCSQCLWSDAYTVPSELTTRPVIVGLKDTDFAGSTGRRLITLTWRFSAKELHDGYRINVRKVSGEATHEQINTTQPEITLILSYSAYHLNISAVNNASTSPGVTYIIPQREDGPGTGAGKLNVTVHSNTSLTIYWKDNLIEKYVCYSAEWIKKGHKSAYMSFFQDEDNYKTLSLSLQEPLEPYARYSITLHTRPNKDTCNMKHINNSESTYGSTQFYFIEGSPVSAPSISNHNVTLNSVLLRWTSIPEEDIQGFLQGYIIHYTEFQNWGARTERNITVDPELNSYELLDLKSGTAYEVQISGFTRAGEGVRSKESLFKTTPQDSHLGVITVFAVLAIVLFCGPPIIKRTKVILWPSIPNPRNSNAMQKIEGACELELLQSLKTLKVEEWDTNSLQIVEKEDVIPASTLTSMLPLLHPSEDEEDSEDMSGEWFQRDSEDPSDDIFPDDTIESFSDIQRTDLQTSTQVFPTGYTTMEMFQHGMPQPVSTPVTQEAESVEADLTAVKSSLDYVRQFSTSPILDSEDMSTIL from the exons ATGGTTGGCGGTGGATTTCAGTTTGACCTGTCAGACTCAAAATGTTCTCCACACCTTCTCCTCCTCG GTCTGATCCTCGCTCACCTCACCATGTTCTCCTCTCATGTCCGAGCATCTTCAG TGACTTGCAATTCAACGAGCGTTTCCCTCAAATATCAGCACTGTGGGGTTCACCCAG ATGGAGTCCATGATTTAGATTGTTTTGGTTCATCCAAAAAACAAGGCTGGAAAACCTGCAAGTGGAAACCTGGAGACGGCGCATCAGAGAAGACGTACACGCTCATCATACAACAACA AAGCAAGGAATTTTGCAAAGCTCACATCAACATCACCGACGTCTCGAAGAAGATCCAgttgaatgaaaaatacaacatgACCGCTGAGGTTTATGAAAACAGCGAGTCAGCAAACTGCACTAAAGCAGTTTTCCGAGGTTCACCAAAGAAGTTGT GGCGATGTGGTCCTCCGTACGCTGCTTCCTTCAGCCGCCACTCTGGAAGATTAGCTGTGAATGTGAGCTGGCCACAGGGCGACAGGAAGTACATTAAGGATTACTACATTAGATATAAAGCACTGGACAGCCTACTGTGGAGTGAG GCACAATCCCAAAGAGAGAAATGTACGGTGGAGCATGTAAACGCCTCGCTGGTCTACACTGTACAGATCAAGTGCGTCACTACGAGTAAATGCTCACAGTGTTTATGGAGTGACGCCTACACCGTCCCATCAG AACTGACGACGCGGCCTGTCATCGTCGGCCTTAAAGATACGGACTTTGCAGGGAGTACAGGCCGCCGGCTGATCACTTTAACCTGGAGG ttttctgccaaAGAGCTGCATGATGGGTACCGCATTAACGTCAGGAAGGTCTCAGGAGAGGCCACGCACGAGCAGATCAACACCACGCAGCCTGAGATCACACTGATTCTTTCCTATTCAGCTTATCATCTCAACATCAGTGCCGTCAACAACGCCAGCACCTCTCCGGGCGTGACCTACATCATACCACAGAGAGAAGACGGGCCCG GTACGGGAGCTGGGAAGCTGAACGTGACAGTCCACAGCAACACGTCTTTGACAATCTACTGGAAAGACAATCTCATCGAAAAGTACGTCTGCTACTCCGCAGAGTGGATAAAGAAGGGACACAAATCAGCCtacatgtctttttttcaggATGAAGACAACTACAAAACCTTATCTCTATCTCTACAAG AGCCTCTGGAGCCTTACGCGAGATACAGCATCACTCTGCACACCAGACCAAACAAGGACACCTGCAACATGAAGCATATCAACAACAGCGAAAGCACCTACGGGAGCACGCAGTTCTATTTCATTGAAGGAT CTCCTGTCAGTGCCCCAAGCATCAGCAACCACAATGTGACGCTGAACTCTGTGCTGCTGCGGTGGACGTCCATCCCAGAGGAAGACATCCAAGGTTTTCTACAGGGTTACATAATCCACTACACTGAGTTTCAAAATTGGGGGGCAAGAACAGAGAGAA ATATTACAGTGGATCCAGAGTTAAACAGCTACGAATTGTTGGATCTCAAAAGTGGCACAGCGTACGAAGTCCAAATATCAGGCTTCACCCGGGCAGGAGAAGGAGTACGAAGCAAAGAAAGCCTCTTCAAAACAACCCCTCAAG ATTCTCATCTCGGTGTCATCACAGTCTTTGCAGTCTTGGCCATTGTGCTGTTTTGCGGACCTCCGATAATAAAAAG AACAAAAGTCATATTGTGGCCAAGCATACCCAACCCTAGGAACAGCAATGCAATGCAGAAAATAGAAGGAGCCTGTGAACTG GAACTACTACAGTCCCTCAAAACCCTGAAGGTGGAAGAATGGGATACAAACAGTCTTCAGATCGTTGAGAAAGAAGACGTGATCCCTGCAAGCACGTTAACATCGATGCTACCGCTTCTCCATCCCTCAGAGGATGAGGAAGACTCTGAAGACATGTCTGGTGAGTGGTTCCAAAGAGACAGCGAGGATCCGTCTGACGACATATTCCCGGACGATACTATAGAGTCGTTCTCGGACATCCAACGgacagacctccagacctcaaCTCAGGTCTTTCCAACGGGATACACAACGATGGAAATGTTTCAGCATGGGATGCCTCAGCCAGTGAGCACTCCAGTTACTCAAGAAGCTGAATCAGTGGAAGCCGACTTGACTGCGGTAAAATCAAGTTTGGACTATGTGAGGCAATTTAGCACCAGTCCGATCTTGGACAGCGAGGACATGTCCACGATTTTATGA